The Dioscorea cayenensis subsp. rotundata cultivar TDr96_F1 chromosome 19, TDr96_F1_v2_PseudoChromosome.rev07_lg8_w22 25.fasta, whole genome shotgun sequence genome includes a window with the following:
- the LOC120249971 gene encoding beta-1,3-galactosyltransferase 7-like: MRGRGNVGSEKRVSTRWILILCISSFGLGMLFTNRLWVTPEPGGHFISRRRQEQELQIISEDCTTKRKLGQDKDIMGEVTKTHEAIQSLDKTIATLQMELAASRSSQQIGVDGSPSITTATQQQRQKAFFVMGINTAFSSRKRRDSVRATWMPQGEKLQQLEREKGIVIRFMIGHSATSNSILDRAIDSEEAQHNDFLRLEHVEGYHELSAKTKTFFSTAVAKWDADFYIKVDDDVHVNLGMLAATLAKHRSKPRVYIGCMKSGPVLSQKSVKYHEPEYWKFGEEGNKYFRHATGQIYAISKDLATYISINQPILHKYANEDVSLGSWFIGLEVEHIDDRSMCCGTPPDCEWKAQAGNVCIASFDWSCSGICKSVERIKEVHEKCGEGDGAVWGAI, encoded by the exons ATGAGGGGAAGAGGGAACGTGGGGAGTGAGAAGAGGGTGTCGACTAGATGGATCCTGATTCTTTGCATTTCGAGTTTTGGGCTTGGGATGCTCTTCACTAAtag GCTGTGGGTAACACCGGAACCGGGCGGTCATTTTATATCAAGGCGACGACAGGAGCAAGAACTCCAGATTATCTCTGAGGATTGTACTACAAAACGG AAGCTTGGGCAGGATAAGGATATAATGGGGGAGGTGACCAAGACTCATGAGGCCATCCA ATCTTTGGACAAGACAATAGCTACTCTGCAAATGGAATTGGCAGCTTCACGAAGTTCGCAGCAGATCGGTGTCGATGGTTCGCCATCAATCACAACCGCTACTCAACAACAAAGGCAGAAGGCCTTCTTTGTTATGGGGATCAATACGGCATTTAGCAGCAGGAAGAGAAGGGATTCAGTCAGAGCTACTTGGATGCCTCAAG GTGAGAAGCTCCAACAACTAGAGCGTGAGAAGGGAATTGTCATCCGGTTTATGATTGGTCACAG TGCTACATCCAACAGCATTCTTGATCGGGCTATTGATTCAGAAGAGGCTCAACATAATGATTTTCTCAGATTG GAGCATGTTGAAGGGTATCACGAACTGTctgcaaaaactaaaacattttTCTCCACGGCAGTTGCTAAATGGGATGCTGACTTTTACATCAAGGTTGATGATGACGTACATGTCAATCTAG GTATGTTGGCTGCAACCCTTGCCAAACATAGATCAAAGCCCAGAGTGTACATTGGGTGCATGAAGTCTGGTCCAGTTCTTTCTCAGAA GAGTGTTAAGTATCATGAACCTGAATACTGGAAATTCGGTGAGGAAGGAAACAAGTACTTCCGTCATGCAACTGGACAGATTTATGCTATCTCAAAAGATCTTGCCACATACATCTCGATCAACCA GCCTATATTGCACAAATATGCTAATGAGGACGTATCACTGGGTTCTTGGTTCATTGGACTTGAAGTTGAACACATTGATGATCGGAGCATGTGTTGTGGAACCCCGCCAG ACTGTGAGTGGAAAGCCCAGGCAGGAAATGTATGCATAGCATCATTTGATTGGAGCTGCAGTGGGATCTGCAAATCAGTGGAGAGAATAAAAGAAGTCCACGAAAAATGCGGAGAAGGAGATGGTGCTGTTTGGGGTGCTATTTAG